A portion of the Candidatus Paceibacterota bacterium genome contains these proteins:
- a CDS encoding helix-turn-helix transcriptional regulator: METKIAFYRNKLGITQEQLAELVGVSRQTIISLEQNRYNPSLLLAHKITKMLKRERIEEVFGVR; the protein is encoded by the coding sequence ATGGAAACGAAAATTGCTTTCTATCGAAATAAACTTGGAATAACGCAAGAGCAACTTGCAGAGCTTGTTGGCGTGTCCAGGCAAACAATAATTTCTTTGGAGCAAAATCGCTATAACCCTTCCCTGCTCCTGGCGCATAAGATTACAAAGATGCTGAAAAGAGAGAGGATTGAGGAGGTGTTTGGGGTGAGGTAA